A single genomic interval of Antechinus flavipes isolate AdamAnt ecotype Samford, QLD, Australia chromosome 1, AdamAnt_v2, whole genome shotgun sequence harbors:
- the LOC127563134 gene encoding sesquipedalian-1-like, producing the protein MKLHRKPVLSYFRGTGGRAPDQEGILLKKGTRNPSYQRRWFILRGNLLYYLEHQGDRSPLGLILLDNCRVEPRASTSGLYAFTILASAEGGRCYKLAAETKKDFDNWLQALVWAGWSQLWELLQPLQEQYQRVCQEAGVEPRSPPQEEIVLSLPCSPAPSGFPELHQRFGEEIQALARSRAARRQVDLTEFG; encoded by the coding sequence ATGAAACTGCACCGAAAACCTGTGCTCAGCTACTTTCGGGGAACGGGGGGCCGGGCCCCAGATCAGGAAGGAATTTTGCTGAAGAAGGGGACCCGCAATCCCAGCTACCAACGCCGCTGGTTTATCCTCCGTGGAAATCTCCTCTATTATCTGGAGCACCAAGGGGATCGGAGCCCCCTGGGCCTCATCTTGTTGGACAACTGCCGGGTGGAGCCCCGAGCCAGTACCAGTGGGCTCTATGCTTTTACCATCCTGGCCTCCGCAGAAGGTGGTAGGTGCTACAAACTGGCAGCGGAGACCAAGAAGGATTTCGATAATTGGCTTCAAGCCTTGGTTTGGGCAGGATGGAGCCAGCTGTGGGAGCTCCTGCAGCCCTTACAGGAGCAGTACCAAAGAGTGTGCCAAGAGGCTGGAGTGGAGCCCCGGTCCCCACCGCAGGAAGAGATAGTTCTGAGCCTCCCCTGCTCTCCAGCCCCCTCTGGCTTCCCGGAGTTGCACCAACGCTTTGGGGAAGAGATTCAGGCACTTGCCAGGTCCAGGGCTGCCAGGAGGCAAGTGGACCTCACAGAATTTGGGTGA
- the CD2BP2 gene encoding CD2 antigen cytoplasmic tail-binding protein 2 has translation MPKRRVTFQDVGVEEDGEDLPKKKLVDPVTGAGGPGSRFKGKHSLDSDEEDEEEDGSSKYVILASEDVEGQEAATLPSEGGVRITPFNLQEEMEEGHFDSDGNYFLHRDAQIRDSWLDNIDWVKIRERPPGQPPASDSEEDSPGQTPLGPQALLEGLLEMLLPGETVAGALRRLGARKGGNGPQRPNSPQRLDRLSGLADQMVARGNHGVYQETRERLAVRLKALGGPTPGLPDTASRPVLDMFAEEVGEGELETPTPAQGGEAAAMGDGLADVMWEYKWENTNDAELYGPFTSAQMQTWADEGYFPDGVYCRKLDPPEGQFYNSKRIDFGLYF, from the exons ATGCCCAAGCGGAGAGTGACCTTCCAGGATGTGGGAGTTGAAGAGGATGGAGAAGATctccccaaaaagaag CTGGTGGATCCTGTGACAGGAGCAGGGGGACCTGGGAGCCGGTTTAAAGGCAAGCATTCTTTGGACAGTGAtgaagaagatgaggaagaggatgGTTCTAGCAAGTATGTCATCCTAGCTTCAGAAGATGTGGAAG GTCAGGAGGCAGCCACACTCCCAAGTGAGGGTGGTGTGCGTATCACACCCTTCAACTTgcaggaagaaatggaagagggCCACTTTGATTCAGATGGCAACTACTTTCTGCACCGGGATGCCCAGATTCGGGACAGCTGGCTGGACAACATAGACTGG GTGAAGATCCGGGAGCGCCCTCCAGGCCAGCCCCCTGCCTCAGATTCGGAGGAAGACAGTCCTGGCCAGACACCACTGGGCCCTCAAGCCCTCTTAGAGGGTCTCTTGGAGATGTTGTTGCCAGGGGAGACAGTTGCTGGGGCACTGAGGCGGCTAGGTGCCAGGAAGGGTGGTAATGGACCCCAGCGGCCAAATTCCCCACAACGATTAGACCGACTCTCAGGATTGGCTGACCAGATGGTTGCCCGGGGTAACCACGGAGTGTACCAGGAAACCAGGGAACGGCTAGCTGTGAGGCTGAAAGCGCTGGGGGGCCCCACACCCGGGCTTCCAGACACAGCTTCTCGTCCTGTTCTGGACATGTTTGCTGAAGAGGTTGGGGAGGGGGAGCTAGAGACTCCAACCCCAGCCCAAGGAGGAG AAGCAGCTGCCATGGGAGATGGCTTGGCTGATGTGATGTGGGAATACAAATGGGAAAACACAAATGATGCAGAACTCTATGGGCCCTTCACCAGTGCCCAGATGCAG aCCTGGGCAGATGAAGGCTATTTTCCAGATGGTGTTTATTGTCGGAAGTTGGATCCCCCTGAAGGCCAATTCTACAACTCCAAACGTATAGATTTTGGTCTTTATTTCTga
- the SPN gene encoding leukosialin: protein MAMVSPLSLLLLLILSECFWTSIATTDSQALDMVSVSSSLDLHPLTSQPPLEAASLPASDSDTTLMSSAALDARFLTSLMTEARESTPTAEVASSTTFGSGLTSVDKKDLSSTQELTTHVATLSTSIKAVVPAVTTPPGPPPFNATGGEEGNTTLVTKETTPSHEISTDKITSTCFQGFQTTSTSSTSLASVSPAKKLQQGGNNSALVILVVVVVAATLLVVLFLLWRRRQRRRTGALMLVGNGKHKGAGDAWAGPVQAVEEQAASGSAAGEGDAMNAEGEGTGRRPTLTTFFGKRKSRQGSVMMEDLEAGAASSDLKVESEPLVENMDEAVKPPKVDGLTADESIAGDGNLPSSPVTNV, encoded by the coding sequence ATGGCGATGGtgtcccctctgtctctcttgttgCTTCTCATCCTCTCTGAGTGCTTCTGGACCTCAATAGCCACCACTGACTCCCAGGCCCTGGATATGGTGTCTGTGTCAAGCTCTTTGGACCTGCACCCCTTGACCTCTCAGCCGCCCCTGGAAGCCGCATCCTTGCCAGCCTCAGACTCAGATACGACCCTCATGTCCTCTGCAGCCCTGGATGCCAGATTTTTGACGTCCTTGATGACAGAGGCCAGGGAGAGCACTCCTACTGCTGAAGTGGCGTCCTCTACCACTTTTGGTTCTGGGCTGACCTCGGTGGATAAGAAAGACCTTAGTAGCACCCAGGAACTGACTACACATGTGGCTACTCTGTCTACTAGTATCAAGGCTGTAGTTCCTGCGGTAACGACTCCCCCCGGACCTCCTCCCTTTAATGCCactggaggggaggaagggaatacCACCCTAGTCACTAAAGAAACAACCCCCTCCCATGAGATTTCAACGGATAAGATCACCTCCACATGTTTCCAGGGGTTCCAGACCACTTCCACGTCTTCCACTTCATTGGCCAGTGTGTCTCCTGCAAAGAAATTGCAACAGGGTGGCAATAACTCCGCGCTGGTGATTCTGGTTGTGGTGGTTGTGGCGGCAACTCTCTTGGTAGTCCTGTTCTTGCTGTGGCGTCGGCGGCAGAGGAGGAGGACCGGGGCTCTGATGCTTGTGGGAAATGGGAAACATAAAGGAGCTGGGGATGCTTGGGCTGGACCAGTTCAGGCTGTGGAAGAGCAGGCTGCGTCTGGGTCAGCAGCAGGTGAAGGGGACGCAATGAATGCTGAAGGCGAGGGGACTGGTCGTAGGCCCACACTCACCACCTTCTTTGGCAAGAGGAAGTCTAGACAGGGTTCTGTGATGATGGAGGACCTGGAGGCCGGGGCAGCCTCCAGTGACCTCAAAGTCGAGAGCGAACCCCTTGTGGAAAACATGGATGAGGCTGTAAAGCCCCCTAAAGTTGACGGCTTAACTGCTGATGAGTCAATAGCAGGAGATGGGAACTTGCCATCGAGCCCAGTGACCAATGTATGA
- the QPRT gene encoding nicotinate-nucleotide pyrophosphorylase [carboxylating], translating to MDKKDLALLLPPRTLEALADSWLQEDCPGFDYAALVAKAAPSQAVLWAKSPGVLAGRPFFDAVFSRLDCQVTWFLPEGSHLAPVARVAEVRGPAHRLLLGERVALNALARCSGVASAAAAAVKAARAAGWTGHVAGTRKTTPGFRLAEKYGLLVGGAVAHRYNLGGLVMVKDNHVMAAGGVEEAVRGARRAADFALKLEVECGSLQEALKAAQAGADLVLLDNFSPEALHSAAATVKAKFPGVRVEASGGITLANLPQFCGPHVDVISLGALTQAASAVDFSLKLFAEGGTQKPPQ from the exons ATGGACAAGAAAG ATCTTGCCCTGCTGCTGCCCCCCAGGACCCTGGAGGCCCTGGCAGACTCCTGGTTGCAGGAAGACTGCCCTGGCTTTGACTATGCAGCCCTGGTGGCCAAAGCCGCCCCTTCCCAAGCTGTCCTCTGGGCCAAGTCCCCTGGGGTGCTGGCGGGAAGGCCTTTCTTCGATGCTGTTTTTTCCCGGCTGGACTGCCAGGTGACCTGGTTCCTCCCTGAGGGTTCCCACCTGGCGCCAGTGGCCCGGGTGGCTGAAGTCCGGGGCCCTGCGCACCGCCTGCTGCTGGGGGAGCGGGTAGCCCTCAACGCCCTGGCCCGATGCAGCGGGGTGGCCAGTGCTGCTGCAGCTGCTGTGAAAGCGGCCCGGGCCGCGGGCTGGACCGGGCACGTGGCAGGGACCAGGAAGACCACTCCTGGCTTCCGACTGGCAGAGAAGTACGGGCTGCTGGTGGGGGGGGCGGTGGCACACCGCTACAACCTGGGGGGACTCGTGATGGTGAAGGACAACCACGTCATGGCGGCTGGTGGTGTGGAAGAG GCTGTTCGCGGAGCTCGGAGGGCGGCCGACTTTGCCCTGAAGCTGGAAGTCGAGTGCGGGAGCTTACAGGAGGCCCTGAAGGCCGCCCAGGCGGGCGCGGACCTGGTCCTGCTGGACAACTTCTCCCCGGAG GCGCTGCACTCCGCCGCCGCCACGGTGAAGGCCAAGTTCCCGGGAGTCCGGGTGGAGGCCAGCGGGGGCATCACGCTGGCCAACCTCCCGCAGTTCTGCGGGCCCCACGTGGACGTCATCTCCCTGGGGGCCTTGACGCAGGCTGCTTCGGCGGTGGACTTCTCCCTCAAGCTCTTTGCAGAAGGTGGGACCCAGAAGCCCCCTCAGTGA